A window from Hemicordylus capensis ecotype Gifberg chromosome 2, rHemCap1.1.pri, whole genome shotgun sequence encodes these proteins:
- the LOC128343056 gene encoding zinc finger protein 883-like: MEQGEEPHIPDLQGSEGTKTFPNVTSGFPNVKEEEEEEEQLRVPNHQGCEGSETIPGAQSGFPDVKIKVKEEEDPWLPDHQVFEENKSLLTADSGFSALKSELTPQPQQGEEPWIPKQKVLGENEDPDHKSGFPDATAKVEGNESCICNLEGSEQSETAQGSCLEFPIVTVKVEEEEEPWVSEHQGYEEGFPGVIIKVEPEGERWGLDLQASEESAAVSGVLSGNGCVKEEETFLPGNMKQVDYNKAAFVVAKGNVFRCLGKADQYRAERQQGSHSGKRAGKKPYKCSYYGKIFIWRKYFLAQERTHAGEKPYTCSFCGKTFHVRSYLLAHERTHTGEKPHKCSLCGKGFNVRSYLIAHWRTHTGEKPHICSFCGKSFSGRSNLNRHQRSHTGEKPYACSVCGRSFSHKAHMIRHERIHTGEKPYKCSQCLKSFSQSSTLIAHERTHMEKPYKCSHCEKSFSQSTKLATHERSHTGEKPYECPACGKGFNHRSDYIIHERTHTGDKPYACSICGKGFSGRSNLTRHERSHTGEKPYLCSVCGKGFCHKAHLLRHEKIHTGEKPYKCSNCGESFKHRTDLIGHERSHSGVKQYTCTTCGKSLSGKSNLNRHKRSHTGEKPYTCLVCSRSFSHKAHLIRHERIHTGEKPYKCSHCMKSFNQSSTLVAHERTHTGEKPYKS, encoded by the exons ATGGAACAAGGAGAGGAGCCTCATATTCCAGATCTCCAGGGATCAGAGGGCACCAAGACTTTTCCAAATGTTACCTCGG GTTTTCCTAAtgtgaaagaagaagaagaggaggaagaacagCTGCGGGTACCAAATCACCAGGGCTGTGAGGGAAGCGAGACCATCCCAGGTGCTCAGTCAG GGTTCCCTGATGTGAAGATAaaggtgaaggaggaggaggacccgtGGCTTCCAGATCATCAGGTTTTTGAAGAAAACAAGTCACTCCTAACTGCTGATTCAG GATTTTCAGCTCTCAAATCTGAATTgactccccagccacaacaaggGGAAGAGCCTTGGATTCCGAAGCAAAAGGTCTTGGGTGAAAATGAGGACCCAGATCACAAGTCAG GTTTTCCTGATGCGACAGCAAAGGTGGAAGGAAATGAATCTTGCATCTGTAATCTTGAAGGCTCAGAGCAGAGCGAAACGGCCCAAGGATCCTGCTTGG AGTTTCCTATTGTGACAGTAAaagtggaagaagaagaggagccaTGGGTATCAGAACATCAGGGCTACGAGGAAG GATTCCCTGGTGTGATAATAAAGGTGGAACCAGAAGGAGAACGATGGGGCTTGGATCTCCAGGCTTCTGAGGAAAGTGCAGCTGTCTCAGGAGTTTTGTCAG GTAACGGGTGTGTGAAAGAAGAGGAGACTTTTCTTCCAGGAAACATGAAGCAGGTGGACTACAATAAAGCAGCATTCGTTGTGGCCAAAGGGAATGTCTTCCGGTGCCTGGGGAAGGCTGACCAGTACAGAGCTGAAAGGCAGCAGGGAAGCCattcagggaagagagctggaaaGAAACCATACAAATGTTCTTATTATGGAAAAATCTTCATTTGGAGAAAATACTTCCTGGCCCAGGAGAGAACCCatgcaggagagaaaccatatacgtgtTCATTTTGTGGGAAGACCTTCCACGTGAGATCATACCTTCTGGCCCACGAGCgaacccatacaggagagaaaccacacaaatgctcGCTTTGCGGGAAAGGCTTCAATGTGAGGTCTTACCTGATTGCCCACtggagaacccacacaggagagaagccgcACATATGCTCAttctgtgggaaaagcttcagtggGCGGTCAAATCTTAACAGACACCAAAGAagccacacgggagagaaaccatatgcgTGTTCAGTCTGTGGAAGAAGTTTTAGCCATAAAGCACACATGATTAGACACGagagaatccatacaggagagaaaccctacaAATGTTCACAGTgtttgaaaagcttcagccagagttcCACACTCATTGCACATGAGAGGACCCACATGGAGAAGCCCTATAAATGCTCACACTGtgagaaaagcttcagccagagcaCCAAGCTTGCCACACATGAGAGAagccacacgggagagaaaccctATGAGTGTCCCGCCTGTGGGAAAGGCTTTAACCACAGGTCAGATTATATCATACACGAGAGAACCCATACAGGAGACAAACCGTACGCTTGCTCCATCTGTGGGAAAGGATTCAGCGGGAGGTCCAACCTTACTAGACATGAAAGaagccacacaggagaaaaaccctaCCTGTGCTCAGTTTGTGGCAAAGGCTTCTGCCATAAAGCGCACCTCCTTCGACACGAGAAGATCCAcacaggcgagaagccctatAAATGCTCGAATTGCGGCGAAAGCTTTAAGCATAGAACAGATCTCATCGGCCACGAGAGAAGTCATTCAGGGGTCAAACAGTATACCTGCACAACCTGTGGGAAAAGCTTAAGTGGGAAATCAAACCTCAACAGACACAAGAGAAGCCATACTGGTGAGAAACCCTATACCTGCTTGGTCTGTAGCAGAAGcttcagccataaagctcacctGATTAGACACGagagaatccatacaggagagaaaccgtataaATGCTCACACTGTATGAAAAGTTTCAATCAGAGCTCTACCCTCGTTGCCCATgagagaacccacacaggagagaaaccgtataaGTCCTGA